A part of Oceanidesulfovibrio indonesiensis genomic DNA contains:
- a CDS encoding proline--tRNA ligase — MRLSALYMPTLKEAPADAEVISHKLLVRAGMIRKLTSGIYTYLPLGRRSLDKIAQIVREEMNAAGGQEIFMPMVQPGDLWKETGRWDVYGPELLRVKDRHGRDYCLGPTHEEVVTDLVRGEVRSYRQLPLNLYQIQTKFRDEIRPRFGLMRGREFVMKDAYSFDKDAHGADASYAAMYDAYTRAFKRLGLRFRAVQADSGAIGGSYSHEFMVLATTGEDTIVTCTQCEYAANLEKAEVCYANEPLDRGECPELVEVETPGMHTVAEVAKFLELPESKILKTLLYEADGKPVAVLLRGDRELNEIKLKNLAGVTNLELAGPEQVKKWTGAAVGFAGPVGLEVERIYADEEIMRDTDWAAGANKDDMHVLHVDIPRDVKLTASADLRTVTMDDPCPACGGGIEMPRGIEVGHVFKLGTKYSEAMNATFLDEAGKEQLMIMGCYGIGVSRILAAAIEQNNDEFGIVFPPSIAPYEVALLTLGAKDDAVVAKSEELYELLTDKGVDVLLDDRGERPGVKFKDADLVGFPIQVVVGGKALARGVVEAKDRRTGEKAELPVDAFEEAFDAFRRHVLEGWTI; from the coding sequence ATGCGTCTTTCCGCTCTCTACATGCCGACTCTCAAAGAGGCCCCGGCCGACGCCGAGGTCATCAGCCACAAGCTGCTCGTGCGCGCCGGCATGATCCGCAAGCTCACTTCGGGCATCTACACTTATCTCCCCCTGGGGCGTCGCAGCCTGGACAAGATCGCCCAGATCGTCCGCGAGGAGATGAACGCCGCCGGCGGCCAGGAGATATTCATGCCCATGGTCCAGCCCGGCGACCTCTGGAAGGAGACCGGCCGGTGGGACGTGTACGGGCCGGAGCTGCTCCGCGTGAAGGACCGCCACGGACGCGACTACTGTCTGGGGCCCACACATGAGGAAGTCGTCACCGACCTGGTTCGCGGCGAGGTGCGTTCCTATCGGCAGCTGCCGTTGAATCTCTACCAGATACAGACCAAGTTCCGGGATGAGATCCGCCCCCGCTTCGGCCTCATGCGTGGCCGCGAGTTCGTCATGAAGGACGCCTATTCCTTCGATAAGGACGCCCACGGCGCCGATGCGAGCTATGCCGCCATGTACGACGCATACACGCGCGCCTTCAAACGCCTGGGCCTGCGTTTCCGCGCCGTGCAGGCGGACTCCGGCGCAATCGGCGGTTCATACTCCCACGAGTTCATGGTGCTGGCCACCACGGGTGAGGATACCATCGTGACCTGCACTCAGTGCGAATACGCCGCCAACCTGGAAAAGGCCGAAGTTTGCTACGCGAACGAGCCTCTTGACCGCGGCGAGTGCCCCGAGCTGGTGGAAGTGGAGACCCCGGGCATGCATACCGTGGCCGAGGTGGCAAAGTTCCTGGAACTGCCGGAATCGAAAATCCTCAAGACGCTGCTGTACGAGGCCGACGGCAAGCCTGTGGCCGTGCTCCTGCGCGGAGACCGCGAGCTCAACGAAATCAAGCTGAAGAATCTGGCTGGCGTGACCAATCTGGAGCTGGCCGGTCCCGAGCAGGTGAAGAAGTGGACCGGCGCCGCCGTGGGGTTTGCCGGTCCGGTTGGACTGGAAGTCGAGCGCATTTATGCTGATGAAGAGATCATGCGGGACACGGACTGGGCCGCCGGCGCGAACAAGGACGACATGCACGTACTGCACGTGGACATACCCCGCGACGTGAAGCTCACGGCCAGCGCGGACTTGCGCACCGTCACCATGGACGACCCCTGCCCGGCGTGCGGTGGCGGCATCGAAATGCCTCGCGGCATCGAGGTGGGCCACGTTTTCAAGCTCGGCACCAAGTACAGCGAGGCCATGAACGCGACCTTCCTGGACGAGGCCGGCAAGGAGCAACTCATGATCATGGGCTGCTACGGCATAGGCGTTTCGCGTATCCTGGCCGCGGCCATCGAGCAGAACAACGACGAGTTCGGCATCGTGTTCCCGCCGTCCATCGCGCCGTATGAGGTGGCGCTGCTCACCCTGGGCGCCAAGGACGATGCCGTGGTGGCCAAGTCCGAGGAGTTGTACGAGCTTTTGACCGACAAAGGCGTAGACGTGTTGCTGGACGACAGGGGCGAGCGCCCCGGCGTGAAGTTCAAGGACGCCGACCTTGTGGGCTTCCCCATCCAGGTAGTTGTTGGCGGCAAGGCTCTGGCCCGCGGCGTGGTGGAAGCCAAAGACCGCCGTACCGGCGAGAAGGCCGAACTGCCGGTGGACGCGTTCGAAGAAGCGTTTGACGCGTTCCGCAGACACGTGCTTGAAGGCTGGACCATCTAG